Proteins co-encoded in one Cyanobacteriota bacterium genomic window:
- a CDS encoding ABC transporter permease translates to MSVVIALVLSSILIQVSGANPIVAYGVILKGAFGGFRQITETLLKATPLLLVGLGMTVAFRAKVWNIGAEGQYYIGALCGSAI, encoded by the coding sequence ATGAGTGTGGTAATAGCCCTAGTGCTATCAAGTATTTTGATTCAAGTCAGCGGTGCCAATCCTATAGTCGCTTATGGTGTAATCCTCAAAGGGGCGTTTGGAGGATTTCGTCAAATTACCGAGACCCTCCTGAAAGCAACACCCCTGTTACTCGTTGGTCTTGGTATGACGGTTGCGTTTCGTGCCAAGGTCTGGAACATCGGTGCTGAGGGACAATACTATATCGGTGCCCTCTGTGGCAGTGCGATC